A section of the Cyanobacterium stanieri LEGE 03274 genome encodes:
- a CDS encoding flotillin family protein: MNNFWLTFIQKLPTIDVDQLNLDNTQSLPISRRNLNETSATIPINSSPVMGQLNVSNITFFGGLIAILVILGLLAIWGYTKVYTITPNNEAFVRTGGIFTKDKKVILNGGCMVIPGFHELTRVPLREISIDVVRQGNLAVRTRDYLRANMRVTFYVCISADKDSVLTAAQRLSKQGKISEVDIKDALEKRADDAIRAAAKKKSIAEIDSDKLGFADEVLNLIQQDLRKVGLTLNNIAISEIEESDTYDENNYFDAQGVRLRTETIQKSIKQKLDVELEMSREKSEIELDTRVAIEQQELAAEKQSLSIGKEKEEAKLTKMKEIEFLKAQREREIQESRDQEQAKVERNKILQQQAIEEEKIKQQLAVQQSQIQANITLEEQNKKFRVAQTLQEQEAEVAQIERQRTVEATRLLAQIAIAEAEQESQIAQQQASIAIATKEKERFAAEAQRAEAEEGVKTAREVENAEREKQLSLIVAEREAEEKRITDQNVVEIDVFRRRRQAEIARQAAELEAESIRTLADAQKYKLIAEAEGKKALINAENSLSDANRTAEIIKFIFPEIAPQLPELLRAIAPQPGILGDARIYSFPGANGNGNGQGNGNDINKLLFSTSGLSLINTLMDEGKLGTILGQIKGLLNNNNEYTPSNLNPETKSVQAQTTAPEIQENNNVDAQPSPMEEEDINFSPWIEDEENII, encoded by the coding sequence ATGAACAACTTCTGGCTTACCTTTATCCAAAAACTGCCCACCATTGACGTTGATCAACTAAACTTAGATAATACCCAATCCCTACCCATATCAAGGCGAAACCTCAACGAAACCAGCGCCACCATTCCCATCAATAGTTCTCCCGTAATGGGACAATTAAACGTAAGTAATATCACCTTTTTTGGTGGTTTAATTGCCATTTTAGTAATCTTAGGTTTATTGGCAATTTGGGGTTATACCAAAGTTTATACCATCACCCCCAACAACGAAGCCTTTGTACGCACAGGGGGCATCTTCACCAAGGATAAAAAAGTAATCCTCAACGGTGGCTGTATGGTAATCCCAGGATTCCATGAATTAACCCGAGTGCCATTGCGAGAAATCTCCATTGATGTGGTAAGACAAGGTAACTTAGCCGTGCGCACCCGAGACTATTTACGGGCAAATATGCGAGTTACTTTCTATGTCTGTATTAGCGCCGATAAAGATTCCGTATTAACAGCCGCCCAACGACTATCGAAACAGGGCAAAATCTCCGAAGTAGATATAAAAGATGCCCTCGAAAAACGGGCAGATGATGCCATTCGAGCAGCTGCGAAAAAGAAAAGCATTGCCGAAATTGACTCAGATAAATTAGGCTTTGCCGATGAGGTTTTAAACTTAATTCAGCAGGATTTACGCAAGGTGGGCTTAACCCTCAATAACATTGCCATCTCAGAAATAGAAGAAAGCGACACCTACGACGAAAATAACTATTTTGATGCTCAAGGGGTAAGGTTACGTACCGAAACCATCCAAAAATCCATTAAGCAAAAATTGGATGTGGAATTGGAAATGAGTCGGGAAAAGAGCGAAATTGAATTAGATACAAGGGTAGCCATCGAGCAACAGGAATTGGCGGCCGAAAAACAAAGTTTATCTATCGGCAAGGAGAAAGAGGAAGCCAAATTAACCAAGATGAAGGAGATTGAGTTTCTCAAAGCCCAGCGAGAAAGGGAAATTCAAGAATCACGGGATCAAGAACAAGCAAAAGTTGAACGTAATAAAATATTACAACAACAGGCCATTGAGGAGGAAAAAATTAAACAACAATTGGCAGTGCAACAAAGCCAAATCCAAGCTAATATTACCCTAGAGGAGCAAAATAAAAAGTTCCGTGTAGCTCAAACTCTGCAAGAACAAGAAGCGGAAGTGGCTCAAATTGAACGTCAGCGCACCGTAGAAGCCACAAGGTTACTGGCTCAAATTGCCATTGCCGAAGCCGAGCAAGAATCACAAATCGCCCAGCAACAAGCCTCCATTGCTATCGCTACTAAGGAAAAAGAAAGATTTGCCGCCGAAGCCCAACGCGCCGAGGCTGAAGAAGGAGTTAAAACCGCTCGGGAGGTAGAAAATGCGGAAAGGGAAAAACAACTATCCCTCATTGTCGCTGAAAGGGAAGCCGAAGAAAAACGAATTACCGATCAAAATGTGGTGGAAATTGATGTTTTCCGTCGTCGTCGTCAAGCAGAAATTGCCCGTCAGGCCGCCGAGTTAGAAGCCGAATCCATTCGTACCCTAGCCGATGCTCAAAAGTATAAATTAATAGCTGAAGCCGAAGGTAAAAAGGCTCTTATTAATGCAGAAAATAGCCTCAGTGACGCAAACCGCACAGCGGAGATCATAAAATTCATTTTCCCTGAAATAGCCCCCCAATTGCCCGAATTGTTAAGGGCGATCGCCCCTCAACCTGGTATTTTAGGAGATGCCCGAATCTATTCTTTTCCCGGTGCTAATGGTAATGGTAATGGACAAGGCAATGGTAATGACATCAATAAATTACTATTTTCCACCAGTGGTTTATCCTTAATTAATACCCTCATGGATGAAGGAAAATTAGGCACTATCCTAGGGCAAATCAAAGGTTTATTAAATAACAACAACGAATATACTCCAAGCAATCTAAACCCCGAAACTAAATCCGTACAAGCCCAAACCACCGCCCCCGAAATCCAAGAAAATAACAATGTTGATGCTCAACCGTCTCCTATGGAAGAAGAAGACATTAACTTTTCTCCTTGGATAGAGGATGAAGAAAACATCATCTAA
- a CDS encoding aminotransferase class I/II-fold pyridoxal phosphate-dependent enzyme, whose product MNPSQLIATATEKLAPTFAQVDQQIKHNLHKVLKAFQEYKVGVHHFSSVSGYGHDDLGREVLDQVFARVVGASSSAVRVQIVSGTHAIASCLYGVLRPADEMLAVAGHPYDTLEEVIGIRGEGQGSLKELGIKYRELDLTPSGEIDWEGLQTAVKPETKLVLIQRSCGYSWRKSLSVADIERIVTIVKAQNPDTVCFVDNCYGEFIETLEPTAVGVDLMAGSLIKNPGGTIVTAGGYIAGREDLVEKACCRLTAPGIGSSGGATFDQNRLLFQGLFLAPQMVGEAIKSTHLIAMVFSELGYEVNPLPFTPRRDIIQAIKFGNPEALIAFCRAIQKYSPVGSYLDPVPAPMPGYESNLIMAGGTFIDGSTSELSADGPLREPYIAFCQGGTHWTHSAIALEYALGEIMG is encoded by the coding sequence ATGAATCCATCTCAATTAATAGCCACTGCCACGGAAAAATTAGCCCCTACTTTTGCCCAAGTTGATCAACAGATAAAGCATAATCTCCATAAGGTATTAAAGGCTTTTCAGGAATATAAGGTAGGGGTACATCATTTTAGTAGTGTGAGTGGTTATGGTCATGATGACTTGGGAAGGGAGGTGTTAGATCAGGTTTTTGCAAGGGTTGTGGGGGCGAGTAGTAGTGCGGTACGAGTGCAGATAGTATCCGGTACCCATGCGATCGCCTCTTGCTTATATGGAGTGTTACGCCCCGCAGATGAAATGTTAGCGGTGGCAGGACATCCTTACGACACCTTAGAGGAGGTTATCGGTATTCGGGGAGAAGGGCAAGGAAGCCTAAAGGAATTGGGTATCAAATATCGTGAATTGGATTTAACTCCCTCTGGGGAAATTGACTGGGAAGGTTTACAAACGGCGGTAAAACCAGAAACAAAATTAGTCTTAATTCAGCGCTCCTGTGGTTACTCTTGGCGTAAAAGTCTTTCGGTGGCGGACATTGAAAGGATTGTAACCATAGTTAAGGCTCAAAACCCTGATACGGTTTGTTTTGTGGACAACTGTTATGGAGAATTTATCGAAACCCTTGAACCGACGGCGGTGGGGGTAGATTTAATGGCAGGTTCGTTGATCAAAAATCCGGGGGGTACTATCGTAACCGCAGGGGGTTATATTGCAGGCCGTGAAGATTTGGTGGAAAAGGCCTGTTGTCGTCTCACCGCTCCGGGGATTGGCAGTAGTGGGGGAGCAACGTTTGACCAAAATCGTCTCCTTTTCCAAGGCTTATTTTTAGCTCCGCAAATGGTGGGGGAAGCCATTAAAAGTACCCATCTAATTGCCATGGTGTTTTCTGAGTTGGGTTACGAGGTGAATCCGTTACCTTTTACCCCCCGACGGGATATTATTCAAGCGATCAAGTTTGGTAATCCTGAGGCTCTCATCGCTTTTTGTCGTGCTATTCAGAAGTATTCCCCCGTGGGCTCGTATCTTGATCCTGTACCTGCCCCCATGCCTGGCTATGAGAGTAATTTGATTATGGCAGGGGGTACTTTTATTGATGGTAGTACATCTGAATTATCTGCCGATGGTCCTTTACGAGAGCCTTACATCGCTTTCTGTCAGGGGGGTACCCATTGGACTCACAGTGCGATCGCCCTTGAATATGCCCTAGGGGAAATTATGGGATGA
- a CDS encoding bifunctional acetate--CoA ligase family protein/GNAT family N-acetyltransferase, with protein MRTDKAHDIMRTYHNPLKFMFEPKSVALIGATEKENSVGRTLLWNLISHPFGGTVFPVNPKRKSILGIRAYPSLKDLPESVDLAIIATPAPTIPDLIRQCVETGVKGAIIISAGFKEIGAEGVKLEQEILKEAKKGNLRIIGPNCLGLICPTSGLNASFASTSPRLGNVGFISQSGAFCTSILDWSLRENLGFSAFISIGSMLDVNWGDLIYYLGDDPQTQSIVIYMESIGNARDFISAAREVALTKPIIVIKGGRTEAAAKAAASHTGALTSSDEVLASAFRRCGVLQVDTISEIFNMAELLAKQPRPKGKRLTILTNAGGPGVLATDALTWGKGKLADLSEETMEKLDEILPPHWSRSNPIDILGDATPERYAQALEIASRDSNSDGLLVILTPQDMTDPTPTAEALLRVAQNIKDKPIIASWMGGSTVATGREILNRADIYTQSYPDDGARLFNLMWRYSNNLNALYETPSFAESEPLIDRPLASKIISHAQATGRSLLTEYESKQLLKAYGIPTVETRIALSAEEARAIALDIGFPVVLKLHSETLTHKTDVGGVQLNLRDKEAVINAFESIKNGVSENDFLGVTVQPMVDLTGYELILGSSDDPQFGSVLLFGAGGELVEVFKDQALGLPPLNTTLARRLIERTKIFKALQGVRGRKPVDIAQLEQILVLFSQLVIEQPFIKEIDINPLLATENQLISLDARVLLYPPDTKLADIPRPAIRPYPIQYISHHTLKNGDRFTIRPIRPEDEPKIVNFCTALSEQSVYFRFFHSISRQSLISHERLARICFIDYDQEIALVACDEEEGIRAIARLSRIHGDLASAEIGLLIKDNYQHQGLGTLLTQSMINIARQEGIKYLRADMLIDNHAMQNLCRKLGFELHSHDHLVQAILTISQ; from the coding sequence ATGAGAACCGATAAAGCCCATGACATCATGCGCACCTACCATAACCCCCTCAAATTCATGTTTGAACCCAAATCAGTGGCACTCATTGGGGCAACGGAAAAAGAAAATAGTGTCGGGCGCACCTTACTTTGGAATTTAATTAGTCATCCCTTTGGGGGGACGGTTTTTCCAGTCAACCCGAAGCGTAAAAGTATTTTGGGTATTAGGGCTTACCCCAGTCTTAAGGATTTACCCGAATCAGTAGATTTGGCAATCATTGCCACCCCTGCACCCACCATACCTGATTTGATTCGTCAATGTGTGGAAACAGGGGTAAAGGGAGCGATTATTATTTCCGCAGGTTTTAAGGAAATTGGGGCAGAGGGAGTTAAATTAGAGCAGGAAATCTTAAAAGAAGCCAAAAAAGGTAATTTACGAATTATTGGGCCTAATTGCTTGGGTTTGATTTGTCCTACTTCGGGATTAAATGCTAGTTTTGCTAGTACCAGCCCTCGCCTTGGTAATGTGGGTTTTATTAGTCAGAGTGGGGCTTTTTGTACTTCAATTTTAGATTGGAGTCTGCGAGAAAATCTTGGTTTTAGTGCTTTTATTTCCATAGGCTCAATGTTGGATGTGAATTGGGGAGATTTGATTTACTATTTGGGGGATGATCCTCAAACTCAAAGTATTGTTATTTATATGGAATCTATCGGTAATGCGAGGGATTTTATCTCAGCGGCGCGGGAAGTGGCTTTAACAAAACCGATAATCGTCATCAAAGGAGGACGCACGGAGGCAGCAGCCAAGGCGGCTGCTTCCCATACAGGGGCGCTAACGAGTAGTGATGAGGTGTTGGCTTCTGCTTTTAGGCGTTGCGGGGTGTTACAGGTGGATACCATCAGCGAAATTTTTAATATGGCGGAGTTGTTGGCGAAGCAACCACGGCCGAAGGGTAAGAGGTTGACTATTTTAACCAATGCAGGGGGGCCAGGGGTTTTGGCTACGGATGCCCTAACTTGGGGTAAAGGTAAGTTGGCGGATTTGAGTGAGGAAACCATGGAAAAATTAGATGAAATTTTACCCCCCCATTGGAGTCGTAGTAATCCCATTGATATTTTGGGAGATGCTACCCCCGAAAGATATGCTCAAGCCTTGGAAATTGCTTCTAGGGATAGTAATAGTGATGGTTTATTGGTTATTTTAACTCCGCAGGACATGACTGATCCAACTCCCACGGCGGAGGCGTTGTTACGGGTTGCCCAGAATATTAAGGATAAACCTATTATCGCTAGTTGGATGGGGGGAAGTACGGTGGCGACGGGGAGGGAAATTCTTAACCGTGCGGATATTTATACCCAGAGTTATCCTGATGATGGGGCGCGGTTGTTTAATCTTATGTGGCGTTATAGTAATAATTTGAATGCTCTTTATGAAACCCCTAGTTTTGCTGAATCTGAGCCGTTAATCGATCGCCCTTTAGCTTCTAAGATAATTAGTCATGCTCAGGCAACGGGGCGTAGTTTGTTAACCGAATATGAGTCGAAACAGTTACTCAAAGCCTATGGTATCCCTACGGTGGAAACTCGTATCGCCCTCAGTGCTGAGGAAGCAAGGGCGATCGCCCTTGACATAGGCTTTCCAGTGGTGCTTAAATTGCATTCTGAGACTCTTACCCATAAAACTGACGTGGGGGGTGTTCAGTTAAATTTGAGGGATAAGGAAGCTGTTATAAATGCCTTTGAGAGCATAAAAAATGGGGTCAGTGAAAATGACTTTTTGGGGGTAACGGTGCAACCCATGGTTGACCTCACGGGTTATGAATTAATCTTGGGTAGTAGTGATGATCCTCAATTTGGCTCGGTGTTATTATTTGGTGCGGGGGGCGAATTGGTGGAGGTATTTAAGGATCAAGCTCTTGGTTTACCACCGCTGAATACAACTCTGGCACGGCGTTTGATAGAACGCACTAAAATATTTAAGGCTTTACAGGGGGTAAGGGGAAGAAAACCCGTTGATATTGCCCAACTCGAGCAAATTTTGGTGTTATTTAGTCAATTAGTCATCGAACAACCTTTTATCAAGGAAATCGATATAAACCCCCTCCTTGCCACTGAAAATCAGTTAATCAGTTTAGATGCGAGGGTGTTGTTATATCCCCCTGACACAAAATTAGCTGATATTCCTCGTCCTGCCATTCGTCCTTATCCTATCCAATATATTAGTCATCATACCCTGAAAAATGGCGATCGCTTTACCATCCGCCCCATCCGCCCCGAAGATGAACCAAAGATAGTCAATTTTTGTACGGCATTATCAGAGCAATCTGTTTATTTTCGCTTCTTCCACTCCATCAGTCGTCAATCATTAATTTCCCATGAACGCTTAGCCCGTATTTGTTTCATCGATTATGATCAAGAAATTGCCCTCGTTGCCTGTGATGAGGAAGAAGGCATAAGGGCGATCGCACGGTTAAGCCGTATCCATGGGGATTTAGCATCCGCAGAAATAGGATTGTTAATCAAAGACAACTATCAACACCAAGGATTAGGCACATTATTAACCCAAAGCATGATCAACATAGCCCGTCAAGAAGGTATCAAATATCTCAGGGCAGATATGTTAATTGATAACCACGCCATGCAAAATCTCTGTCGTAAACTCGGTTTTGAATTGCATAGTCATGATCATCTCGTTCAAGCTATATTAACCATCAGTCAATAA
- a CDS encoding tetratricopeptide repeat protein, with the protein MTNINKVDLFQAKITGNFTQLENQLTQYLSNYSNLDFSNSHTKNNLHTLTKVYLYQRKYDEAKQLINSIIETKIQHSGEENYEVVYILENLAFISYLETYYPFFQDTTEAKNIFLKLLALQRELYGQHSFKIIQTLIVIGVISSQQEAPEYLKQALDLCDSNFNNNEIELAYYLWQIGSTLLDKCYFFGEQSSELEYVEVVLTECLEVCQKKLPESHPLCLSCMVNLAQTKHHLTHYQSAEKLLRKSLSEYEKRFYPFHPQVFNLRHHLIVNLQMQSKYEELAEFKKIQDSYREYHQRRVKGIVFNDPDIDTTLYPVDEILTGEDETEEFDFATEYPKMIEKQREYLSQDNFYVANSLENSAYEYLRKSELFLLTEVETLLLRSLQIKSKILGQNHEEILDILSTLAYVYELQQKQDYCNLCIQEITKLKSN; encoded by the coding sequence ATGACTAATATAAACAAAGTTGATTTATTTCAAGCTAAAATAACGGGTAACTTTACACAACTAGAAAATCAATTAACACAATATTTAAGTAATTATAGTAATTTAGATTTTAGCAATTCCCATACTAAAAATAATCTTCACACTTTAACAAAAGTATATTTATATCAAAGAAAATATGATGAAGCAAAACAACTTATTAACTCAATAATAGAAACAAAAATACAGCATTCAGGAGAGGAAAATTATGAAGTAGTTTATATTTTAGAAAATTTAGCTTTCATCAGTTATTTAGAAACTTATTATCCTTTTTTTCAAGACACCACAGAAGCAAAAAATATATTTCTTAAATTACTAGCACTTCAAAGAGAATTATATGGTCAACATAGCTTTAAAATCATTCAAACTTTAATAGTGATAGGGGTTATTAGTAGTCAACAAGAAGCCCCTGAATATCTGAAACAAGCCCTTGATCTCTGTGATAGTAATTTCAACAATAATGAAATTGAATTAGCTTATTATTTATGGCAAATAGGATCAACTTTATTGGATAAATGCTATTTTTTTGGAGAGCAATCTTCCGAGTTAGAATATGTAGAAGTAGTTTTAACAGAATGTTTAGAAGTTTGTCAAAAAAAATTGCCTGAATCTCATCCTTTATGTCTTTCTTGTATGGTTAATTTAGCTCAAACAAAACACCATTTAACCCATTATCAATCTGCTGAAAAATTACTGAGAAAAAGTCTTTCTGAATATGAAAAAAGGTTTTATCCTTTTCATCCACAAGTATTTAACCTACGCCACCATTTAATCGTCAATTTACAAATGCAGAGTAAATATGAAGAATTGGCAGAATTTAAAAAAATACAGGATAGTTATCGAGAATATCATCAAAGAAGAGTAAAAGGAATTGTATTTAATGATCCCGATATTGATACTACTTTATATCCTGTTGACGAAATTTTAACAGGAGAAGATGAAACTGAGGAATTTGATTTTGCCACTGAATACCCAAAAATGATTGAAAAACAACGAGAATATTTATCTCAGGATAACTTTTACGTTGCTAATTCTTTAGAAAATTCAGCTTATGAATATTTAAGAAAATCTGAGTTATTTCTATTAACTGAAGTAGAAACTTTATTGTTAAGATCTTTGCAAATTAAGAGTAAAATTTTAGGTCAGAATCACGAAGAAATTTTAGATATATTGTCAACCTTAGCTTATGTTTATGAATTGCAACAAAAGCAAGATTATTGTAATTTGTGTATCCAAGAAATAACTAAACTAAAAAGTAATTAA